In Drosophila pseudoobscura strain MV-25-SWS-2005 chromosome 4, UCI_Dpse_MV25, whole genome shotgun sequence, the following proteins share a genomic window:
- the LOC4817488 gene encoding uncharacterized protein — protein sequence MSRSAYIVCLLVLACTCLIATVNASRSSYYRGYKVAEAPPTTPPPQTPKEYLDSRAGLSTFGIILIIFTVIVLCLIFYYGIICYPLLCRDEKKYRFMDVSSTITAATSRSIQSIENYPEQKHHHQLA from the exons ATGTCGCGCAGTGCCTATATCGTGTGTCTGCTGGTGTTGG CCTGCACTTGCCTGATTGCCACCGTAAATGCATCGCGCAGCAGCTATTACAGAGGCTACAAGGTAGCTGAAGCGCCCCCCACTACGCCGCCACCGCAGACGCCCAAGGAGTATCTGGACAGTAGGGCGGGCCTCAGCACCTTCGGCATCATCCTTATCATATTCACGGTCATCGTGCTTTGCCTGATCTTCTACTACGGCATCATTTGCTATCCGCTGTTGTGTCGAGATGAGAAAAAGTATCGCTTCATGGATGTATCCTCCACAATCACCGCGGCCACATCGCGCTCTATTCAGTCGATAGAGAACTATCCTGAGCAGAAGCACCACCATCAACTTGCCTGA